A single Ziziphus jujuba cultivar Dongzao chromosome 11, ASM3175591v1 DNA region contains:
- the LOC107433039 gene encoding uncharacterized protein LOC107433039, translating to METTQKNCPSKIVKLGNALKLAEKWVNNMSKAAEDELTEVEGRPSRLGLGAKVARHSQIGPLHNSLEKKLYAKLSARSKNAEKSSLGTRDGGDDDDDEDEEDLDSRTSLFHKKRTANPVTPIVRGKKRKKK from the exons ATGGAGACTACGCAAAAGAACTGTCCTTCTAAAATTGTCAAGTTGGGCAACGCATTAAAATTG GCTGAGAAATGGGTTAATAACATGTCTAAAGCAGCAGAGGACGAACTGACTGAAGTAGAGGGTCGACCTTCAAG GCTTGGACTTGGTGCTAAAGTTGCTCGCCATTCCCAAATTGGACCTTTACATAATTCCCttgaaaaaaaactatatgCCAAGTTGAGTGCTAGAAGTAAAAATGCTGAGAAATCTTCCCTGGGCACTAGAGATGGAggtgatgacgatgatgatgaagatgaagaagatttgGATAGCAGAACCAGTttatttcacaaaaaaagaaCAGCAAATCCGGTTACACCGATTGTACgaggaaagaaaaggaagaagaaatga